GCCTGATCTTGTTGTGATGGATTCAGATAAACATGAAACTTTATCTAAAGAGGTTAGTAATATATTCATTTGACTGACTAGACAAACTTATCAATGGATATTGCTTACTTCTGCTGATCTACCTTGCAGCATGCAACAAGCACAAGTCCCAGTGGCGAGAACAAATCGACAGATCCAGCCGACGATGGCATCGTGGACCCTAAGGGAGCCGAATCAGGaggcgacgacgacgatgacTCGTCTGAGGATACCGAGGATGAAGATGACGCATTGCTGACAAAGCAGCTGAACAAGCAAAGGAAAAGGGCGATGGCAGCCGCCCTCGGGCGTAGAAGGCCCCTCAACTCGAGGAACGCTTACAAGGATAAGGGCAAGGGCACCATGAACTCCAAGATCCAGAGGCAAGCCTGCCAATGGTGAAAGGTTGGTTGGTCCTGCTTGTTTCTGGTTGGAGATCTCAAGAAGGTTTGGTGCGGTCTTGAGTGCGCCGAGCGGACTCGCTAGTCGTACGAGTATATTTCCGTTGTCAGTTTTGGTTGTTGTACTGGTGCTTCTCCAGGGTTTTACCCGCTGAGCTGTAGTAAAAAAAATGTGATACTGGTATCTTGTACTATTATCAGCTATAAGTACTATACACTTGTTGCTCTTTGGCAGTTTACTAAAGCAAAACCAAGCCTATATCATTCTCCTGAGGTGTAACCAGTTGCCGTTCCCGCTAGATTGTGTCTTACTGATACATGACACTTCAATCTACCTTGGCAGTGAGCGGCGGCACTGCATCATGGCGGCGGCTCGCCGCAGCATCTCCAGCCGGGAGGACGCGCCGTGCCTGGTGGGTCCGGCCGCGGCTGCGGCAGCAGCATCCTTGGATAACTCTGTCCTCATCCTGGCCTTCTGCGCCCACCCCACCAGCCCCTGCTGGATGTGCTCGTCGAAGATCTCCTTGTTGAAGAAGGTCCCCATCTGCGCCACGATCGCGTACAGCGGCAGGGTGCTGTAGCTGCACAGCAGCTGGATGACGACCCTGCAAGCAAAGGGCAAAACCAACAGCTGTCTTTGAGCCTGAACTTGAAAAACATGGCTGTTTGCTTGCTTCTTTTTCTTCATAATGAGAAGAGTGAGACGATGGATTGCCACCCACCCGATGACGAGCCTCGGCACGATGAACGGGACGTGGTCCATGATGCACGAGTTGAAGCCGTAGGTGGTCTTGCAAATGGCAAAAGGAAAACCCAACAGAGACACAGTTAGTCACTAGCATCCATCCTCTCTTCTTTTCTCTTCTACTGATATGTACTTTGCAGAGGACACTTACGAGGATCCAGAAGAAGAGCGCGATCTCGAAGGCGTTCTGGAAGAGGATGAAGTGGATCAGGTAGAGGATCACCCTCGGCTTACCGCACCAGAAGTGCTCGTCCGACGGGTTCACCACCAGGTCGCCCTCGATCGCCGAGTGCTTCTCCGCGACGTCGTGCGCCAGCTGAGCTATCACGTGCTCCAGCTTCGTGCCCACGGCCAGCAGCAGCtgcaagcagcagcagcagcagcagcagcacaagGAGGCTTATCTACAGAAATTCACACTTTGACATGCGTGCTGGGGTTCAGGGACACTTACGATGAGAGGAAGGAAGGAGATCCAGAAGTAGGTGTGCCAGCCTGCAGGTCAATCAGCAAGTGGTATACGATGCTGCAATAGTTGTAAACACTGGAAATGGCAATGTGATTGCAACTTACCATTGACGTTCAGCAACATGAATATCACCACGAATATCCACAGGTACCACCTAAATGTAGCAATGGTAAAAAAATTGATCAGGCCACCCGGTTGCGCTGCTCAACAGCTACTGCTAAATGAACCCAGGAATTGAGAATTTTCACCCGAAACATCGACCTGGGAATTATCAAAAACATAATTTCTGAGTTTGGATTACCTTATGCCAACTACCTTCTTGAAATCAGCCTCCAGAGCCCGCACCATGTATCTGTGAAAGCCAAATTTTGGGTTTCCTCGGCAATGCGTCTGCAGAGAAAATGAGCTCCTGTTAATTCTCACAGATGAAGAGCATGGAGTGTCAGCATGCTGTTGAACTATCATCTTTACCATGATGAAACCGAGTCGCATGGTCGCGTAGTCCGATTTAGTGACTGACGCATAAAACTGCTTAACAAAAGAATGCTGAAGGAATGTTCTGATTAGTAGGTTTAAATtattatttttggtgttttgacTGGAAAACATATGATTGATTATATGGGATGCATTTCTTACCATCCAGCTCAACACCGTAGACTCCATGCCAACACCATTAAAACGTTCCCTGATAAATTCAAATTGTTGAACGTTGGTCAACTTCTTAGGTCCTGCAGTTCCACAGGATTGCATAAGCCATAACTAGGCAGCCTATTTTTCCTTAAATATGCATACATTTCTAGCATTAAATTATTTCTAAAGTAAAGGTATCGATTAGATCAAAATGTGGGGCAGCAACCGACCGTTTCCTGCATTGTTTTTATGAATTTCAGTCTCCCATTGTTTCCATTGGCGAATCTGAGCAATAGAAGAGTGTTCAAGTTAACTTGCAAACAAAATCAATCATTAGTGGAGTTATAAAAACACTAAACCAAAACCGGTGTTATGAAAGTTGACCTTGGCGCCTCCTAAAACCATGGTCAGAACACTGAAAATCACATGGGTGATGGCCAGAACAAAAATGAAAATATGCAACTGATGTAACGCTTCGAGCGACAGCAAAGGAACTTTTCCCTGCCAACACAAAAAACCGGAGTTAGCACAAGGTTACCTAGGATCATTCCAGCATTGCACATCTTTTATATGTTGGAAGAACTGGGGTTAAAGTCATATAGCACTCTTTGTCTTTGTGCGCACCCACTTTTAAAATTCAGTGAGCAAGGTAACATCCGTAGTTAGCAACTTGCAAACATATGTTATATATTTCTATAGTGCACTAGCATAACCTGAATTAGAGTGAAATTGTATGTATTAATTATGAAGTGCATAATTAAACAAAAGGTGACTCTTCAAACTAACGGCCCATTCACCTTGTTTCTGCAATGGTCGGACCGCGGCGCATTCCTAGGAAGCAGCCTGCGACCGCCGAGAGCGGCAACAGAATGCTCCTCCATCTTCTTGCAGGGCAGCAAGTAGTTGGTCCAGCTGGGAGGGATGCATGTCCTTTGGATCACGTCTTGCGACACCGTCATCAGCAGAGAGATGAACCCCAGAAGCATCAGCTCTGCATCATCATCACACCCAAAGACAGTCTGAAACTGGAAATGCAGCTCATGCTTATGCAGAAGGCACCATTTGTTCTCATCTGATTGAGGCCAAATGAGACGGTGAACGAACGAGCCCTGAGCTACCCCCTCATTTTGCAATCAATAAGATGGATAAAGGGAGCAGAGGGGAGATGAACATTCTGCAATGAGAAATGCTGTTGAAACTCTGAAGAAAAGGTGAATGCTACTGTGTACCTTCTTTCACCTTGAGGAGGGCCTCGAAGAGCGCCTTCTGGTGCTTCCTCTTGAGCGTCTGCATGCATGCACTCCGTATTAAGCGCATCGAGGCAAGGGGAGATCATCGGCGAGACTGGGGTTGGCCGGGTCACCTTGCCGAGGTAATGGAGGCATCGTTCGGCGGCGAGGGAGATGGTCACGATGAGGGAGCAGACCCCCGCGACGATCCACGTCGGCGTGTACTCCAGCGCGTCCGCATCCACCTCCCCGCCAGCGCCACCGCCCTCCATAACCCCAGTCACCTCCGCCGCCACCGGCAGGCGATCGGCCTCACCTTCCGGCCATCTGTCTGGCCGCGAAACGCAGAAGAGACGTCGTGGGCCGCCGcagggtggcggtggcggtggagTCGCTCGTTCGCGATCGGCAGTGCGGGCTTGGTTCGTTGGGACACCGGAGCGCGTTGATCGTGCTGTCCCGATCAGAAATTGGGAAAAAAAAAAAGAAGTCCAGTGCGGCCAGCGTCGGTTCGATGTAACGTTGGCCAGTTCACTCGCTGCACAGCGTGAGCCCACGCGTCCGTGCCACTGTTTGGCACCCGTGCCGTCCGCTCCGGTGTCCGGCGCGCGCGTGATCGTTGTTCGGCCGTGTGATCTGATCGATTGTTTTTTAGGGGTGTGTGATTGGACCGATTGATTTGCCCAGCCCAGCTCAACCCGAGAATAAAATGAGCCCACTTTCACATCCCATTTCAGGCGTGTTTTTTccatcagtttgtctaattcacatctagatgttatttaaggatgtcacatctaagctcccacaatgTATAATGCAACAACAAGAAatagaaaaaaactaaaaaaaatagaccacaaacagagtggacatcagcttgtcacatctagatgtgtcctagacagaccctttTTCTATAGGCCCCAACCCCAAAACTAAAGCTGTACATCAAATTTTTTTTTGACCCGGCTACGGAGCGCGGCTGCGCTGGTTCGTTGATTCGAGCGCACCCTCCCTCACAGGCGCCTCGAACAGAACGGCCAAAACTGCT
The Aegilops tauschii subsp. strangulata cultivar AL8/78 chromosome 3, Aet v6.0, whole genome shotgun sequence genome window above contains:
- the LOC109765379 gene encoding MLO-like protein 15, which produces MEKTRLKWDVKVGSFYSRVELGWANQSVQSHTPKKQSIRSHGRTTITRAPDTGADGTGAKQWHGRVGSRCAASELANVTSNRRWPHWTSFFFSQFLIGTARSTRSGVPTNQARTADRERATPPPPPPCGGPRRLFCVSRPDRWPEGEADRLPVAAEVTGVMEGGGAGGEVDADALEYTPTWIVAGVCSLIVTISLAAERCLHYLGKTLKRKHQKALFEALLKVKEELMLLGFISLLMTVSQDVIQRTCIPPSWTNYLLPCKKMEEHSVAALGGRRLLPRNAPRSDHCRNKGKVPLLSLEALHQLHIFIFVLAITHVIFSVLTMVLGGAKIRQWKQWETEIHKNNAGNGPKKLTNVQQFEFIRERFNGVGMESTVLSWMHSFVKQFYASVTKSDYATMRLGFIMTHCRGNPKFGFHRYMVRALEADFKKVVGIRWYLWIFVVIFMLLNVNGWHTYFWISFLPLILLLAVGTKLEHVIAQLAHDVAEKHSAIEGDLVVNPSDEHFWCGKPRVILYLIHFILFQNAFEIALFFWILTTYGFNSCIMDHVPFIVPRLVIGVVIQLLCSYSTLPLYAIVAQMGTFFNKEIFDEHIQQGLVGWAQKARMRTELSKDAAAAAAAGPTRHGASSRLEMLRRAAAMMQCRRSLPR